One stretch of Pseudomonas fluorescens Q2-87 DNA includes these proteins:
- a CDS encoding LysR family transcriptional regulator, producing MKAPRVTLDQWRTLQAVVDHGGFAQAAEVLHRSQSSVSYTVARMQDQLGVPLLRIDGRKAVLTEAGGVLLRRSRQLVKQASQLEDLAHHMEQGWEAEVRLVVDAAYPNARLVRALTAFMPQSRGCRVRLREEVLSGVEEVLLEGVADLAISGFSIPGFLGAELSDVEFVAVAHPEHALHRLNRELNFQDLESQLQVVIRDSGRQQPRDVGWLGAEQRWTVGSLATAATFVGSGLGFAWLPRHMIERELREGLLKRLPLEQGGTRNSTFYLFSNKEKPLGPATQILIELLRTFDTAPLDAPFAAPEQA from the coding sequence ATGAAAGCGCCCCGCGTGACCCTTGATCAATGGCGAACGTTGCAGGCGGTGGTGGACCACGGTGGTTTCGCCCAGGCCGCCGAAGTGCTGCATCGTTCCCAGTCATCGGTGAGCTACACCGTGGCCCGCATGCAGGATCAACTCGGCGTGCCGCTGCTGCGCATCGACGGACGCAAGGCTGTGCTGACCGAGGCCGGTGGCGTGTTGCTGCGCCGCTCCCGGCAGTTGGTTAAACAGGCCAGCCAGCTGGAGGACCTTGCCCACCACATGGAACAAGGCTGGGAAGCAGAGGTGCGCCTGGTGGTCGACGCCGCCTACCCCAACGCCCGCCTGGTACGCGCCTTGACCGCGTTCATGCCGCAAAGCCGTGGCTGCCGGGTGCGCCTGCGTGAGGAGGTGTTGTCCGGTGTCGAAGAAGTGCTGCTCGAAGGCGTGGCCGACCTGGCCATCAGCGGCTTCAGTATTCCCGGTTTCCTGGGCGCGGAATTGAGCGATGTCGAGTTCGTCGCGGTGGCCCATCCCGAGCATGCCCTGCACCGTCTCAATCGCGAGCTGAACTTCCAAGACCTGGAAAGCCAGTTGCAAGTGGTGATCCGCGACTCCGGTCGCCAGCAACCACGGGATGTCGGCTGGCTCGGCGCCGAACAGCGCTGGACGGTGGGCAGCCTGGCCACCGCCGCGACGTTTGTCGGCAGCGGCCTGGGCTTCGCCTGGCTGCCTCGGCACATGATCGAACGGGAACTCAGAGAGGGTTTGCTCAAGCGTCTACCCTTGGAACAGGGAGGCACCCGCAATTCCACCTTCTATCTGTTCTCGAACAAGGAAAAGCCCCTGGGCCCGGCCACGCAGATCCTCATCGAACTGCTGCGCACCTTCGACACCGCGCCGCTGGATGCTCCGTTCGCCGCCCCTGAACAAGCCTGA
- a CDS encoding FMN-dependent NADH-azoreductase gives MSRVLIIESSARQQDSVSRQLTQTFISQWKAAHPADEISVRDLAINPVPHLDANLLGGWMKPAEQRNDIENASLERSNQLTDELLAADVLVMAAPMYNFAIPSTLKAWLDHVLRAGVTFKYTPTGPQGLLAGKRAFVLTARGGIHAGGSTDHQEPYLRQVMGFIGIHDVTFIHAEGMNLGGDFQEKGLNQANAKLSQVA, from the coding sequence ATGTCCCGCGTTCTGATCATCGAAAGCAGTGCCCGCCAGCAAGACTCGGTTTCCCGCCAACTGACCCAGACCTTCATCAGCCAGTGGAAAGCCGCGCACCCGGCCGATGAAATCAGTGTTCGGGACCTGGCCATCAACCCTGTGCCGCACCTGGACGCCAATCTGCTGGGTGGCTGGATGAAGCCCGCCGAGCAGCGCAACGACATCGAAAACGCCTCGCTGGAGCGCTCCAACCAACTGACCGACGAATTGCTGGCCGCCGACGTGCTGGTGATGGCTGCACCGATGTACAACTTCGCCATCCCGAGCACTCTGAAAGCCTGGCTCGACCACGTGCTGCGTGCCGGGGTGACGTTCAAATATACCCCCACTGGTCCCCAGGGCCTCCTGGCCGGCAAGCGCGCCTTCGTGCTGACTGCTCGCGGTGGCATCCATGCCGGTGGCAGCACCGACCATCAGGAACCCTACCTGCGCCAAGTCATGGGCTTCATCGGCATCCACGACGTGACCTTCATCCATGCCGAAGGCATGAACCTGGGCGGCGACTTCCAGGAGAAGGGCCTGAATCAGGCCAACGCCAAGCTGTCCCAGGTCGCCTGA
- a CDS encoding alpha/beta fold hydrolase — protein MAYFAHEDCNLHYEEYGHGAPLLLVHGLGSSTRDWESQIPVFSARYHLIVVDVRGHGRSDKPHERYSIEGFSADLIALIEHLDLGPVHLVGWSMGGMICFQLAVDQPGLIKSLCIVNSAPEIKVRTPDDCWQWFKRWSLMRILSLETIGKALGAKLFPKPEQTELRLEMARRWAKNDKRAYLASFDAIVGWGVQERLSQVACPTLVICADHDYTPVALKEAYVKLLPDARLVVIADSRHATPLDQPERFNQTLLEFLTAVDSTTQDH, from the coding sequence ATGGCCTATTTCGCCCACGAAGATTGCAATTTGCACTACGAGGAATACGGCCACGGCGCGCCCTTGCTGCTGGTTCACGGGCTGGGCTCCAGTACCCGCGACTGGGAAAGCCAGATCCCGGTATTTTCTGCCCGTTATCACCTGATCGTGGTGGACGTGCGCGGTCATGGGCGTTCCGACAAACCGCACGAGCGCTACAGCATCGAAGGGTTCAGCGCCGACTTGATCGCCCTGATCGAACATCTGGACCTCGGCCCCGTGCATCTGGTGGGCTGGTCCATGGGTGGCATGATCTGCTTTCAACTGGCGGTGGACCAACCCGGCCTCATCAAGAGCCTGTGCATTGTCAACAGCGCGCCCGAAATCAAAGTCCGCACGCCCGATGACTGTTGGCAATGGTTCAAGCGCTGGAGCCTGATGCGTATCCTCAGCCTGGAGACCATCGGCAAGGCCCTGGGCGCGAAATTATTTCCCAAGCCCGAGCAAACCGAGTTACGCCTGGAAATGGCTCGGCGCTGGGCAAAAAACGACAAACGTGCTTATCTCGCCAGCTTCGATGCCATCGTCGGATGGGGCGTGCAGGAACGGCTGTCGCAAGTGGCCTGTCCAACCCTGGTCATTTGCGCCGACCACGACTACACCCCGGTGGCGCTGAAAGAAGCCTATGTAAAGCTGCTGCCCGATGCTCGGCTGGTGGTGATCGCCGATTCCCGGCACGCTACCCCGCTGGATCAACCCGAACGTTTCAACCAAACCCTGCTCGAATTTCTGACCGCAGTCGACTCCACCACTCAGGACCACTGA
- a CDS encoding peptidylprolyl isomerase A, producing the protein MLKKIALAAGTVLFAANLMAAPAPHVLLDTTNGQIEIELDPVKAPISTKNFLEYVDSGFYNNTIFHRVIPGFMAQGGGFTTQMQQKETKPPIKNEASNGLHNVRGTLSMARTSNPDSATSQFFINVADNAFLDPGRDAGYAVFAKVVKGMDVVDIIVNSQTTTKQGMQNVPIDPVLIKSAKRID; encoded by the coding sequence ATGCTGAAAAAAATTGCCCTCGCCGCCGGCACCGTACTGTTTGCCGCCAACCTGATGGCCGCGCCAGCGCCACACGTATTGCTGGACACCACCAACGGCCAGATCGAAATCGAACTGGACCCGGTCAAGGCCCCCATCAGCACCAAGAATTTCCTTGAGTACGTGGACAGCGGGTTCTACAACAACACGATCTTCCATCGCGTGATCCCAGGCTTCATGGCCCAGGGCGGCGGCTTCACCACACAGATGCAACAAAAGGAAACCAAGCCGCCGATCAAGAACGAAGCCAGTAACGGCCTGCACAACGTTCGCGGCACCTTGTCGATGGCCCGCACGTCCAACCCGGACTCGGCCACCAGCCAGTTCTTCATCAACGTGGCCGACAATGCGTTCCTCGACCCGGGCCGTGACGCCGGTTACGCGGTGTTCGCCAAAGTGGTCAAGGGCATGGACGTGGTGGACATCATCGTCAATTCCCAGACCACTACCAAACAAGGCATGCAAAACGTGCCGATCGACCCTGTGCTCATCAAGTCGGCCAAGCGCATCGACTGA